A window of the Hordeum vulgare subsp. vulgare chromosome 5H, MorexV3_pseudomolecules_assembly, whole genome shotgun sequence genome harbors these coding sequences:
- the LOC123397301 gene encoding protein ALTERED XYLOGLUCAN 4-like produces the protein MGASTPRHHSSSWRQKLPRLTKKILTLSLYALVPLAVLHYLLSPPPIAVPSSTSTSPPHGGNKQQGAAGAASRKQGSTAPAPRCDYSEGRWVRDAAGPRYNGTSCGATIKDGQNCMAHGRPDTGYLKWRWQPRGCALPPFAPAEFLEQVRGRHVAFVGDSLARNQCESLVCLLGSEFPAELVLDGGEERKFRRWAFRSHNATVSVFWSPFLVNGTEKSSAPGGPDHNKLYLDQPDERWAAELPGIDVVVLSIGHWFMHPAMYYERGAVIGCHHCPEPNRTDTGFFGVFRLAVKNALREVIARASPSPGRAKLAVVATFSPAHFVGEWDSPDACARTEPYAPGEKEMLYMDREMWRTEAEEAATAAAEATVRGSAVTVEALEVTKLADMRADGHPGSYMYASPFAGAGGEKKRERVPNDCVHWCLPGPIDTWNEILLQMVKRWSDASSSSAR, from the exons ATGGGTGCCTCCACACCTCGCCACCATTCCAGCTCCTGGCGCCAGAAGCTTCCACGCCTCACCAAGAAGATCCTCACATTGTCGCTCTACGCCCTCGTCCCCCTCGCCGTCCTCCACtacctcctctcccctccccccaTCGCCgtcccctcctccacctccacctcgccgccccACG GTGGGAATAAGCAGCAGGGCGCTGCCGGTGCGGCGTCAAGAAAGCAGGGGTCAACGGCACCGGCGCCGCGGTGCGACTACTCGGAGGGGCGATGGGTGCGGGACGCGGCCGGGCCGCGGTACAACGGGACGAGCTGCGGCGCGACGATCAAGGACGGGCAGAACTGCATGGCGCACGGGCGACCGGACACGGGGTACCTGAAATGGCGGTGGCAGCCGCGCGGGTGCGCGCTCCCGCCGTTCGCGCCAGCGGAGTTCCTGGAGCAGGTGCGCGGCCGGCACGTCGCGTTCGTCGGGGACTCGCTCGCGCGGAACCAGTGCGAGTCGCTGGTGTGTCTCCTCGGCTCCGAGTTCCCCGCCGAGCTGGtcctcgacggcggcgaggagcgcAAGTTCCGGCGGTGGGCGTTCAGGTCCCACAACGCGACGGTGTCGGTGTTCTGGTCGCCGTTCCTGGTGAACGGCACGGAGAAGTCGTCGGCGCCTGGCGGGCCCGACCACAACAAGCTGTACCTCGACCAGCCGGACGAGCGGTGGGCCGCGGAGCTCCCGGGCATCGACGTGGTGGTGCTCTCCATCGGGCACTGGTTCATGCACCCAGCCATGTACTACGAGCGCGGCGCGGTGATCGGGTGCCACCACTGCCCGGAGCCGAACCGCACGGACACGGGCTTCTTCGGCGTGTTCCGCCTCGCCGTCAAGAACGCGCTCCGCGAGGTCATCGCCCGGGCCAGCCCCAGCCCTGGTCGGGCGAAGCTGGCGGTGGTGGCCACGTTCTCGCCGGCGCACTTCGTCGGGGAGTGGGACAGCCCGGACGCGTGCGCGCGCACGGAGCCGTACGCGCCGGGGGAGAAGGAGATGCTGTACATGGACAGAGAGATGTGGCGGACGGAGGCGGAGGAGGCCGCGACAGCGGCAGCGGAGGCCACGGTGCGCGGGTCGGCGGTGACGGTGGAGGCGCTCGAGGTGACGAAGCTGGCGGACATGCGCGCCGACGGGCACCCGGGCTCGTACATGTACGCGTCCCCgttcgccggcgccggcggcgagAAGAAGAGGGAGCGGGTGCCGAACGACTGCGTGCACTGGTGCCTCCCTGGCCCCATCGACACGTGGAACGAGATCCTGCTGCAGATGGTCAAGCGATGGAGCGACGCCTCCTCGTCGTCCGCCAGATGA